A window of Mucilaginibacter robiniae genomic DNA:
TTTATTGCACCCGCACAAACTCACAATCCTGTAGGCGAACACCATACTTTGCTGCTATCTAACTTCTTTGCGCAAACTGAAGCTTTAATGAACGGCAAAACTTATGAGGAGGCTGCTGCAGAACTTAAAGCTGCCGGAAAAAGCCCGGAAGAAATTGAAAAGCTAGCACCATTTAAAGTATTTGAAGGCAACAGACCAACCAACTCTATTCTGGCTAAAAAGATTACCCCAAGAGTATTAGGTTCGCTGGTAGCAATGTACGAGCATAAGATATTTGTACAAGGCATTATCTGGAACATCTACAGTTTCGACCAATGGGGTGTAGAGCTAGGCAAGCAACTGGCCGGCAAAATTCTGCCTGAGTTGAGAACTGAAGATAAAATCACCTCACATGATTCATCGACCAATGGCTTGATTAACCAGTATAAGGCTTGGAGAAGCTAATTTGCAAACCCGCATAAATGAAATGTTTTATCAGCAAAAAGAAAGCAAGTTGAAATTCAACTTGCTTTCTTTTTATAGGTATAAGGTATAATCTAAAATTCAAAATTAGACTAAACCTTTGCCTCAGTAAAACATCTTACCTGTATCACCTTTAATCCTTTTCAACCATGACCAAACCTATTAAAACTTTACTAACTTTTGTACTCGCCTCTGTACTGACATCTTGCGCAACTTTAAAAGGCGTTGACCTGACAGCCATAAAAATAGGCATGAGTAAAACCGAAGTACAAGCGGCACTCAAGAAAAAGCCTGACAATATTGTTGCAGCTAAACATTATACCGATCCGGAAACTATTATTGAAGTAGTGCAATACACAGGCGCTGGTCAAACTAGAACCTATTACTTATACTTTGTGAATGACAAGTTGGATAAATGGCATGAAGTAGGGCCCAATGAAGGCAGACCTATTATCTAATCAATCAGTGATACTGTTTGCACGTTATTGATAAACAATACGCAAACAGTACCACTGATTGATTAACAGCAATCTGCTGGTATCAAAATTTTATTTATTAGTAAACTTCACCTGATACAAGTGCGGCCACTTTTTGCCGGTAATAAATAGGCGCTTGCCGGCAGCATCCCACGCAATACCGTTTAACACATCAGCACCTGGTGATTGTTCACGTTCGCTTTGCGGATATAATTTACTCAAATCTATCCGCTGCATTACAGCGCCGGTTTTCGGATTGATCACTACTATTGCATCTGACTGGTAGATATTGGCATAAATTTTACCATCAATGTATTCCAGTTCATTAATCTGATTAATGGGGCCTTTATCATCATAAACATCCACATAGCCAGTTGCACGATAGGTGTCCTTATCTAGAAACCACAAGCGATTGGTGCTATCATCCATATACAGGCGCTTGCCATCAAAACACATACCCCAACCTTCAGCTCCTACATTATTGGTAAAAGTGTTCAATAACTTAAAAGTATTCTTGTCATACACATAGCCAATCTTTTCGGTATAAGTAAGCTGAATAATTTTATTGCCTACAATAGAAATTCCCTCAGCAAAAACCTCCGGAGCAACATCAGCTTTTTGTACCACTTTACCGGTAGCCAAATCTGTTTTGCGCAAACTCGACCTACCTTCGCCTTCGCTAAGCCGGCCGCCATCACTTTCATATAAATAATCATCCTGGTACAGCAAACCTTCAGTATAACTGCTGGTATCATGCGGGAACACCTTTTCTACCTGGTAAGTCAGTTCTTCAGGTGCTTTGGCAGCCAGCAGATTAAAATTGGTGCTTACCTCCTGCACTTGCCCCCCCTGATAAACTTTAGCAGTAACCACCCTTGGGCCTAAAGGCATCGTATCAGTAGCAATACTGATAGCAGATAAATCTTTTTTGGTTTCAATCTTTACCGAATCTAATTGGTAAACTACCGAATCTGCTTTGCCATCAGCCACGTTGCTTAACTTTACAGTTACTTTATCACCTTGCTTGTAAGTGGTGCCTGCTTCCGGGCTTAAAGTAGCTTCACTAGTCTGATCTTTTTGTTTACAACTATAAGCCAGCAGCAGCAGGGCTGCTCCTGCGGTTAGTATCTTATTTTTCATTTATTCAATTTTAATCGGCCGAAGGCCAGAAGGCATCTTCAATATGCTTTAGGGTATAACTGCCATCCTGCCGAAATCGTATCGCAATAATATCAAAACGCACTTCGCCTTGGTGGTTCATCAGGTAAATATATTCGTCGGCAGCTTGGGCCAACAGCTTTTGCTTGCGATTATCTACAAAATCTTCAGGTTCGCCAAAGCTGTTGCTAGTACGGGCTTTTACCTCGGTAAATATAATCACTTGATTCTTATACACAATCAGGTCAACTTCGGCTTTACCAAACGTCCAGTTTTCATCCAGTATTTCATAACCTGATTTTTCCAGATAGGTTTTGGCCAGCTCCTCCCCTTGTCGGCCTAGTTCATTATGTCGGGCCATCTTATCTTAAAATAACCGAACCCAGATAGTCGGATATATGCTTTTCAATCTTTTTCATTTGCTGATACTGCATCATAATCATGTCCTGATCGGTAGCATTCTGCGCATTTTGTAAATCAGCCTGTAACTTTTCCAATATCTGGCTTACTTTCTGCTTTTTTAAATGGAAAATAGCACCCAGTATAGTTGCCTTCATATTACCCTGCTCATCATGCACCATAATGCGGTGCATGTTATACCAGTTTTCGCTTAATACATATTTAGTAGCCAGCATATCTACCGCTAAATCCACAATCTGCTTGTCCGGATAGTGGATGAAAAATTGTTCACCAGGCAATACGCCATTTTCAACTTCCTTCTTGTAAATGTCTACAAAGGCTTTACAAGCAGGCTGCTCAAACTCCACATCACTTAGTTCGGCAATCATAAACGGACCAAT
This region includes:
- a CDS encoding glutaminyl-peptide cyclotransferase — its product is MKNKILTAGAALLLLAYSCKQKDQTSEATLSPEAGTTYKQGDKVTVKLSNVADGKADSVVYQLDSVKIETKKDLSAISIATDTMPLGPRVVTAKVYQGGQVQEVSTNFNLLAAKAPEELTYQVEKVFPHDTSSYTEGLLYQDDYLYESDGGRLSEGEGRSSLRKTDLATGKVVQKADVAPEVFAEGISIVGNKIIQLTYTEKIGYVYDKNTFKLLNTFTNNVGAEGWGMCFDGKRLYMDDSTNRLWFLDKDTYRATGYVDVYDDKGPINQINELEYIDGKIYANIYQSDAIVVINPKTGAVMQRIDLSKLYPQSEREQSPGADVLNGIAWDAAGKRLFITGKKWPHLYQVKFTNK
- a CDS encoding YraN family protein — encoded protein: MARHNELGRQGEELAKTYLEKSGYEILDENWTFGKAEVDLIVYKNQVIIFTEVKARTSNSFGEPEDFVDNRKQKLLAQAADEYIYLMNHQGEVRFDIIAIRFRQDGSYTLKHIEDAFWPSAD